The proteins below are encoded in one region of Helianthus annuus cultivar XRQ/B chromosome 2, HanXRQr2.0-SUNRISE, whole genome shotgun sequence:
- the LOC110894127 gene encoding NEP1-interacting protein 1, protein MVQYHVQSVIREANEAIVPEETFQPNSGPQFYLKLVVMFHYRQSYFHPRRHVLELFAPCYYEGGTRPNATAWVPALVFMGEVGMPQDSVTRTFLSLIQFGSEMLTTFEAQEEERMVLPVEGFVVLTGRVIPVMRPTPMMRMEEVQEEGNVCSVCLEDMVEGSMVGRVSCSWHVFHEKCINEWLKDNRSCPNCRLLLG, encoded by the coding sequence ATGGTACAATACCATGTCCAGTCCGTAATTCGGGAGGCCAATGAGGCAATTGTACCGGAGGAGACTTTCCAACCCAACTCCGGCCCCCAGTTTTACTTGAAGTTGGTGGTGATGTTTCACTACCGTCAGTCGTATTTTCATCCTAGAAGACATGTGTTGGAGTTGTTTGCTCCATGCTACTACGAGGGGGGCACACGACCGAACGCAACGGCATGGGTTCCAGCTTTGGTATTCATGGGAGAGGTAGGTATGCCTCAAGATTCTGTGACTCGGACGTTTTTGAGTCTGATACAGTTCGGATCTGAGATGTTGACGACGTTTGAGGCGCAGGAAGAAGAACGAATGGTGCTCCCAGTTGAGGGATTTGTGGTTTTGACTGGCAGAGTGATACCGGTTATGAGACCGACTCCAATGATGAGGATGGAAGAGGTGCAGGAGGAAGGGAATGTATGCAGCGTCTGCTTGGAagacatggtggagggatccatGGTGGGTAGGGTTTCCTGCAGCTGGCATGTTTTTCATGAAAAATGTATTAACGAATGGTTAAAAGACAATCGGTCTTGTCCCAATTGCAGGCTTCTTTTGGGTTGA